In Providencia rettgeri, the following proteins share a genomic window:
- the znuA gene encoding zinc ABC transporter substrate-binding protein ZnuA encodes MIHKSKNIACKFLFGAVASSVLSATMVSTANADVVTSIRPLAFIAAGIADGVTETQVLLPDGASPHDYALKPSDLKKIKQADLFVWVGPDMEMFLQKPINTLPQNKRLALAEQKNIKPLLMAESHEDEHDHEHGDEANHDRDHEHHHHGEYNMHVWLSPEIANFAAQDIYGRLVELYPDQKDKLDVNLRKFKENMAQNDQKIAKILQPARNKGYFVFHDAYGYFEKHYQLAPLGHFTINPEIQPGAQKLHQIRTQLVEHKAQCVFAEPQFRPAVIESVARNTGVKMGTLDPLGIGLAIGPDSYMKFLTQLSEQYASCLD; translated from the coding sequence ATGATACATAAATCGAAAAACATTGCCTGCAAATTTCTTTTCGGGGCGGTGGCGAGCTCAGTATTAAGTGCAACTATGGTATCAACTGCTAATGCAGATGTTGTAACGTCAATTCGCCCACTGGCCTTTATTGCCGCGGGTATTGCTGACGGTGTCACTGAGACGCAAGTTTTATTACCAGATGGTGCTTCGCCTCACGATTATGCACTTAAACCTTCTGATTTGAAAAAAATTAAACAGGCTGATTTATTTGTGTGGGTAGGGCCTGATATGGAAATGTTTTTACAAAAGCCAATCAATACATTACCACAGAATAAACGCCTAGCATTGGCTGAGCAGAAAAACATTAAGCCACTACTTATGGCGGAGTCACATGAAGATGAACACGACCATGAACATGGAGATGAAGCTAACCATGACAGGGATCACGAACATCATCATCATGGTGAGTATAATATGCACGTTTGGTTATCACCAGAGATCGCAAATTTTGCTGCGCAAGACATTTATGGACGCTTAGTAGAGCTTTATCCTGACCAAAAAGATAAGCTAGACGTAAACCTTCGTAAATTCAAAGAAAATATGGCGCAAAATGATCAGAAAATTGCTAAGATTTTGCAGCCAGCTAGAAACAAGGGTTATTTCGTTTTTCACGATGCTTATGGCTACTTTGAAAAACACTATCAACTCGCTCCTTTAGGGCATTTTACGATAAACCCAGAAATACAGCCAGGCGCGCAAAAATTACATCAAATACGAACACAATTGGTTGAGCATAAAGCGCAATGTGTTTTTGCTGAGCCACAATTCAGGCCTGCTGTGATTGAAAGTGTAGCACGTAATACGGGGGTGAAAATGGGAACTCTCGACCCATTAGGGATTGGGCTGGCTATAGGGCCGGATAGCTACATGAAGTTTTTGACTCAATTATCAGAGCAATACGCCAGCTGCCTGGATTAA
- the mepM gene encoding murein DD-endopeptidase MepM has translation MQQMAKSLVQVYGSLSRTHKIVLSALTVATMAVAVWRPVHIPTTTENDGTPDTIIPLSLLPASDATDDIIQDSSEQLPDEGLADTDAEAAETGGAAAPLAHEYVVASGDNLTTILTQFGIEAGDVATLSNQHKSLRNLKIGQSLNWSLTDQGELESLTWEVSRRETRVFTRVGTTNKFEEAKQIREGEWTNSVLKGTVDGSFAQSTNKAGLTRSEGREVIKALQWQVDFKKLKKGDKFSVLMSREMLNGRSEQSQLIGVRLQTNGKSYYAFRAEDGRYYDSEGNGLERGFLRFPTAKQFRVSSQFNPRRVNPVTGRVAPHKGVDFAMPVGTPVLAVGDGEVIVSKYSGAAGNFIAIRHGRQYTTRYMHLRQLLVKPGQKVKRGDRIALSGNTGRSTGPHLHFEMWVNQQAVNPLTAKLPRSGGLTGKERKEYLALVKETKPQLKLQ, from the coding sequence GTGCAGCAAATGGCCAAGAGTCTGGTTCAGGTATATGGTAGCCTGTCTAGAACACATAAGATTGTATTAAGTGCGCTCACTGTAGCGACTATGGCCGTCGCAGTTTGGCGGCCAGTTCATATACCAACGACGACTGAAAATGATGGAACACCAGATACCATCATTCCACTTTCATTATTACCTGCAAGTGATGCAACCGACGATATAATTCAAGATAGTAGTGAGCAGCTGCCTGATGAAGGCCTCGCTGATACTGACGCTGAAGCCGCAGAGACAGGTGGGGCTGCAGCCCCTCTTGCTCATGAATATGTTGTTGCAAGTGGTGACAATTTAACGACTATCTTAACTCAATTCGGTATTGAAGCGGGTGATGTTGCAACGCTATCCAATCAACATAAGTCGCTGAGAAACCTGAAAATAGGCCAATCTTTAAATTGGTCGTTAACTGATCAAGGTGAATTAGAATCATTGACATGGGAAGTTTCTCGCCGTGAGACCCGTGTATTTACCCGTGTTGGAACGACTAACAAATTTGAAGAAGCCAAACAAATTCGCGAAGGTGAGTGGACTAACAGTGTTTTAAAGGGCACGGTTGACGGTTCATTTGCACAAAGTACAAATAAAGCTGGCTTAACACGCAGTGAAGGCCGTGAGGTAATTAAAGCCTTGCAATGGCAAGTTGATTTTAAAAAATTGAAAAAAGGCGATAAATTCAGTGTGTTAATGAGTAGGGAAATGCTGAATGGCCGTAGTGAACAGAGCCAACTCATTGGTGTTCGTTTACAAACAAATGGAAAAAGCTATTACGCTTTTCGCGCTGAAGATGGGCGATATTATGATAGCGAAGGGAATGGCTTAGAGCGTGGTTTCTTACGATTTCCAACCGCTAAACAATTTAGAGTTTCTTCACAATTCAACCCTCGACGAGTTAACCCAGTCACTGGGCGTGTAGCACCACATAAAGGTGTGGATTTCGCAATGCCAGTCGGCACGCCAGTACTTGCAGTAGGTGATGGTGAGGTCATTGTTTCAAAATACAGTGGTGCAGCAGGTAACTTTATTGCGATCCGCCATGGGCGTCAATATACCACGCGTTACATGCACTTACGCCAGTTATTGGTTAAGCCAGGTCAAAAGGTTAAGCGCGGTGATCGAATTGCACTATCGGGCAATACTGGGCGTTCGACTGGGCCTCATCTACATTTTGAAATGTGGGTCAATCAACAAGCGGTAAACCCACTCACTGCGAAATTACCTCGTTCTGGTGGTTTGACAGGGAAAGAGCGTAAGGAATACTTAGCGCTAGTAAAAGAAACGAAACCACAACTTAAACTACAGTAA
- the lpxM gene encoding lauroyl-Kdo(2)-lipid IV(A) myristoyltransferase (LpxM is lauroyl-Kdo(2)-lipid IV(A) myristoyltransferase, an enzyme characterized in Escherichia coli and involved in biosynthesis of the form of lipid A found in that species and some closely related species.), with amino-acid sequence MNKDQDTDSKKGYVPTFHRSYLLPRYWGVWLGAGILAGLAFIPVKVRDPLLAKIGKWVGRLAKSGRRRAKINLLYCFPELTEHQREELVDRMFETAPQSFVMLAELCLRGANKTLARTHWHNQEVIERLKQQQSNVIFMVPHGWGVDIPAMLLAAKGQQMAAMFHHQKNPVADYLWNKARYHFGGRLHSREAGIKPFIASVRQGYWGFYLPDQDHGEEHSEFVDFFGTYKATLPAIGRLMKVCKAKIVPLFPVYDHKTHQLHIYIREPMDDIDGKDDKYIARRMNEELEYLVAPNLEQYTWILKLLKTRKEGEIEPYQRKDLYR; translated from the coding sequence ATGAATAAAGATCAAGACACTGATAGTAAAAAAGGCTATGTGCCAACGTTTCACCGCTCTTACCTTTTACCTAGATATTGGGGAGTGTGGTTAGGGGCTGGTATTTTAGCAGGATTAGCTTTCATTCCAGTTAAAGTCCGTGACCCTTTATTGGCTAAAATAGGGAAATGGGTGGGGCGACTCGCAAAAAGTGGTCGTCGTCGCGCTAAAATTAACTTACTTTACTGCTTTCCTGAATTGACAGAACATCAACGAGAAGAATTAGTTGATCGAATGTTTGAAACTGCACCACAGTCCTTTGTTATGTTGGCAGAGCTATGTCTTCGTGGAGCGAACAAAACGCTAGCTAGAACGCATTGGCATAATCAAGAAGTTATAGAACGTTTAAAGCAACAGCAAAGTAATGTTATTTTTATGGTACCACATGGGTGGGGCGTTGATATCCCTGCGATGTTATTAGCAGCCAAAGGCCAGCAAATGGCTGCCATGTTTCATCACCAAAAAAACCCCGTTGCAGATTATTTATGGAATAAAGCAAGATACCATTTTGGGGGGCGCTTACATTCAAGAGAGGCGGGGATTAAGCCTTTCATTGCTTCTGTTAGGCAAGGCTATTGGGGGTTTTACTTGCCTGACCAAGATCATGGTGAAGAGCATAGTGAATTTGTTGATTTTTTTGGCACATATAAAGCAACTTTACCTGCAATCGGTCGGCTAATGAAGGTATGTAAAGCGAAAATTGTGCCACTATTTCCTGTTTATGACCATAAAACGCATCAACTGCATATTTATATCCGTGAACCGATGGATGATATCGATGGAAAGGATGATAAATATATAGCACGAAGAATGAATGAGGAGCTGGAGTATCTGGTTGCTCCGAACTTAGAACAGTACACATGGATATTAAAATTATTGAAAACGCGAAAAGAGGGAGAAATAGAACCTTATCAGCGAAAAGATCTCTATCGTTAG
- a CDS encoding LysR family transcriptional regulator: MEKTRTTLDQWVTLQAVVDYGGFAQAAEILHRTQSSISYTISKLEQTLEIEIFFLEKRRAVLTKQGEQLLALSREVIDKAISLEEVAKSFNHERNNKINIVIDSLYQSDEILEKVGVLSRYRKDYNLDFHQLSLAKSDIFTLENYDLLITHHYIESLNPIFLEQVEAIFVTHPNHELQHCVVDNVLELMKKMTLISLGTTDIDRARSIQTIHVSNVALAIKLTENSLGYLWLPKNLIQKELNNNSLRELKTPNKKSFYSFYMYVNKNSMANEILKYYLIDDEKGK, from the coding sequence ATGGAAAAAACTCGAACTACGTTAGACCAATGGGTAACTTTACAGGCGGTAGTTGATTATGGTGGTTTTGCTCAAGCTGCTGAAATTTTGCATAGGACGCAATCATCAATTAGTTATACCATCAGTAAATTAGAGCAAACATTGGAAATTGAAATATTTTTTTTAGAAAAACGCCGTGCAGTATTAACTAAACAAGGAGAACAACTATTAGCGTTATCGAGAGAGGTAATAGATAAAGCTATTTCACTAGAAGAAGTTGCTAAGTCATTCAACCATGAACGAAATAATAAAATAAATATTGTTATAGATTCCCTATACCAAAGTGATGAAATACTCGAAAAAGTTGGCGTTCTAAGCCGCTACAGAAAAGACTATAATCTTGATTTTCATCAGCTTTCACTAGCCAAGTCAGATATATTTACACTTGAAAATTATGATTTACTAATTACTCATCATTACATTGAATCGTTAAACCCCATATTTCTTGAACAAGTTGAAGCTATATTTGTAACCCATCCAAATCATGAACTCCAACATTGCGTAGTTGATAATGTATTGGAATTAATGAAAAAAATGACGTTAATTTCGTTGGGGACTACAGATATAGATAGGGCAAGAAGCATTCAAACCATCCATGTTTCTAATGTGGCATTAGCTATTAAATTAACTGAAAACTCCCTCGGGTATTTATGGTTACCTAAAAATTTAATCCAGAAAGAATTGAATAATAACTCATTAAGAGAGCTAAAAACACCAAATAAAAAATCATTCTATAGTTTTTATATGTATGTTAATAAAAACTCGATGGCGAATGAAATTTTAAAATATTATCTAATTGATGATGAAAAAGGTAAATGA
- a CDS encoding fimbrial protein encodes MSILKKSLTVIGIALAVTSAPIVFASGTINFTGEITDIACTVDSNSKNLNVDLGKVSVKSLATQGEVAGLKDFTIKLVDCPANSKVTVQFSGTRDTSDRDILAINQAAGVANNVGIALFEKDATTQIKLFENSKQVELNGSTVDLDYVARYKATGVATAGPVNSSAVYSIQYH; translated from the coding sequence ATGAGTATTCTAAAAAAATCCCTAACAGTAATAGGGATTGCTTTAGCTGTTACATCTGCGCCAATTGTATTTGCTTCAGGTACAATTAACTTTACTGGGGAAATAACTGACATAGCTTGTACAGTTGATAGCAACTCCAAAAATTTAAATGTTGACCTTGGAAAGGTATCTGTAAAGAGTTTAGCCACGCAAGGTGAAGTGGCAGGTTTAAAAGATTTCACGATTAAACTTGTAGATTGTCCAGCAAATTCCAAAGTAACTGTACAATTTAGTGGTACACGTGATACTTCAGACCGTGATATTCTTGCCATTAACCAAGCTGCTGGTGTTGCAAATAATGTCGGTATAGCCTTATTTGAAAAAGATGCAACAACACAAATAAAATTATTTGAAAATTCAAAACAGGTTGAACTCAATGGTTCAACAGTAGATTTAGATTACGTTGCTCGCTATAAAGCGACAGGCGTAGCCACTGCGGGTCCTGTTAATAGCAGTGCAGTATATAGCATTCAATACCATTAA